Genomic segment of Verrucomicrobium sp.:
CGTCGGGCTGTTGCCGGGAAAGCAAGAGCAGCACGAGAAGGGAGGTGGCGGTCATCAAGGTGTTCCCCCCAGCCAGGGCATAGAGCCCCCAACCGTGCAAAAGCCCATACCATGTTACGATGATTTGAATCCCTTGGCCCGCGGCCAGCGCCAGCTGCACGGAGCGCACCGCATTGAGGCCGAAGAAGAGCGCGCGGCGGAAATTGAGCGCGACCGTGAAGGCAAAAACCGGGCAGAAGAGGCTCCAGGCAAGCAGAACGGTGCGGGAGTGGGCGAGCGGGACGGTTTTCCATGCCAGCCACGCGCCGCCCCCTAGCGAAAGGCTCAGGAAGCAGCCGGCGGCCATCCAGCGGTAGAAGACCCGGGCGGTATGGATGAGATCGGCCGGAGTGTGGCCGAAGAAGCCCGGGGTGTCGGGGTGGGCGCTTTGAGTCAGGGCACGGCCAAAGATGGGGCCGAATCCCAAGTCGAAAAGGATGGTGAGGGGAAGGATGTTGAGGAAGAGATACCAAATACCCAGGGTGGAGGGGGTCAATCGCACCAAAAGCGGAAGGACGATCAGCGCGTTGAGAGCCCGCAATCCCAGGGAGAGGGTTCCCCACGCCACCGCGGAGCGCAGAAGCTTTCTTAACATGCGGCTCCCGGCGTGCGGCTTGCGGCGCGCAGGGCCGCCTCAAAGAAATCTCGCAGATCGATTTTCCCCGCAAAGCGGCAATGGCTTCCGGCGGGCACGGCTTGGCAGGCTCCGGATGGCGCTTCCATGGAGAAGCCGTTCGGGCGGGGATTGCCCCAAACGCGGGGAGAAACATCGGGGCGGGAGCAAAAAGGAGTCAGGGTGGGGACGCCCAGGGAAGCCGCCATGTGCAGGGGGCCGGTGCTGGGAGAAATGAAGAGGGCGAGGGTCGGCAAAAGCCGCGCCATTTCCTCCAGGCTGAGGGCGCCGACTTGATTGGAGAGGCGGGGGTGGGTCAGGAGTTTGGGATCCCACTCCGCCAGGAGGTTCTTCTCGGAATCTGTTCCGGTCAGGACGATGTCCCAATCGGTTTCGTCCAAGAACCATCGCGCCAATGTCTGATAATCCATGGGGCCAAAGTTGCAGGCGTTGCCGCCGGAGCCGGGGTGAAGGGCGATGCGGTGCGGCGTCTCGAGCGGGGGGCTTTGGGGATAGATTTCGCTCTCAAGGCCTTGGGGGGGGGCTCCTAGGAGGCGGGCGCAATCCAGGAGAATATCGGCATACGGGCGGGGGCGATCAAGGATGCCGGAGCGCAGGCAGTGGTGAAAGGTAAGCCGTCCCCAGACTCCGCCCCACATAGCCACGCGGCACGATACGCCGGAGAAGAGGGAGACCAAGGGCAGCTGCCAAGGCCGGGCATGGGGAAGAATCAGGACGTCGTAACGGCCGGAGCGGATCCACCGGGCCAGCCGCAGCCAATGCCGCTTCCAGTCTCCGGCAACGGCTTGCAGGCCGTGAAGCGCCGCCAAATGGGGGTTGCCGGAAAAAAGCGGAAGCCAGGCATCCGGGAGAACCAGCTCAACGGCATGGCCCGCTTTGGCCAGGGAGCGGATTAGGGGGGTGGTCAGGATGGCGTCCCCCAGGTGATCGGTCCGGAGGATGAGGATGCGGGACATGGGGGGCGCGCTTTCCGGGAAGGGATCATGTCCGGCAGGTATGCGGCTGCCAAGCAAACTCCTTGTTTTGGATTTGCTCCGGCGTCGGGAGGGGCATAGGATTCCGCGCTGCAGATCGGGCGGATAGCTCAACGGTAGAGCAGGTGCCTTTTAAGCACTTGGTTGTGGGTTCGAATCCCTCTCCGCCCACTCTTTTCCTTTTTTCTCCCTATTGCTCGTTGTCGAAGAGGCGGTGGAAGGCCGCGACGGGGAAGAGCTTTCCCGGGCACTCGGTGGGGCGGGGGTTGATTTCCCGGTGGGCTTTGAAGACGAGGGTGGGCGGCCCGCATTTTTCCCTTAGGTAGCTGGTCAGCTCGATGGCCGCCGCGATCTGTTTTTTGGTCGGCCGGTTGCGGTTGAAATCGCCGACGAAGCAGACGCCGATGGCGATCTCGTTCAGGGCGTCGCTGTGCAGGTGGCCTCCCTGGAGCTGTTTGAGCCAGCGGTTGCCGACCTCGATCTCCCCGTCGCCGGAGCCGTTCCCGTTGCCGATGACGAAGTGGTAGGCCAGGCCGTTGGGCATCCCGCGCACGTTTTTGTGGAAGTAGTCGAAGATCTTGGCGTTGCCGTTGGGGGTGCCGCTGTGGTGGAAGACGATGTAGCGCCAGCGTCCGCGCCGGACGGCGGCGGAGTCGATGAGCTGTTTGGTTTTTCCGGTGACGAAGAGGAGGTGGGGGGCCGAGGGGCTGTCCCGCATTTCCAAGGGGGGCGCAGGGGCGGCTGCCGCGACGGGGGGCGGCGCGGGGGTGGAGGAG
This window contains:
- a CDS encoding glycosyltransferase family 9 protein: MSRILILRTDHLGDAILTTPLIRSLAKAGHAVELVLPDAWLPLFSGNPHLAALHGLQAVAGDWKRHWLRLARWIRSGRYDVLILPHARPWQLPLVSLFSGVSCRVAMWGGVWGRLTFHHCLRSGILDRPRPYADILLDCARLLGAPPQGLESEIYPQSPPLETPHRIALHPGSGGNACNFGPMDYQTLARWFLDETDWDIVLTGTDSEKNLLAEWDPKLLTHPRLSNQVGALSLEEMARLLPTLALFISPSTGPLHMAASLGVPTLTPFCSRPDVSPRVWGNPRPNGFSMEAPSGACQAVPAGSHCRFAGKIDLRDFFEAALRAASRTPGAAC
- a CDS encoding N-acetylmuramoyl-L-alanine amidase → MRRFLWLILLLCYTAPLQAAHAPSPASQTVHIVHRGETLYSIAKRYGVPVQTLRKANHLSSNRLRVGARLVIPGRHASAAPLPPPKVYPPLASSTPAPPPVAAAAPAPPLEMRDSPSAPHLLFVTGKTKQLIDSAAVRRGRWRYIVFHHSGTPNGNAKIFDYFHKNVRGMPNGLAYHFVIGNGNGSGDGEIEVGNRWLKQLQGGHLHSDALNEIAIGVCFVGDFNRNRPTKKQIAAAIELTSYLREKCGPPTLVFKAHREINPRPTECPGKLFPVAAFHRLFDNEQ